The nucleotide window CTTCTCTTTGCTACCACGCCGAGCAATTACATAAACGTTGGTCAATTTCAGATTGCCAATTTGGTTTAACTTTAAACATTGAAAAACCTAGGGAAATGCgtgttttgcttttcaaaatattctTATGCCAATTGGAGCAGTCTTTTTCTTCACTGCTGTGTGAGAAAAAGCTTGTAAAGTAGAAAACCCAGTTCTTTCCACATTAAAAAATTTCTATCATGTCCGTGCAATGGCGATTACCAACATAGTTAATGAACTCAACCACCAACTCAACCTCCCCTTTTCCTTGACCAGTAGCTCGTTTATTCTTTTCAACGTCGTAATATTTCTCTATGGCGACTAATGCTTTCGACCTTCCGAACTTAGAAGTGTGAAAACGCCGGGCTTGGCCCCCCATCCAAATTGACAGGAAGGGAACGAGTCAGTGGTTTTCAAGTATAAATAGAGAGGTTTCTACTGCAGAGTTTTGTCATCCAGAAGTACTCCTGTTCTTGGCATCGAGAACTCTTCCTTGCTTCAACACACACAGAGGTATGGCCTCTTGCTCTTCTTGTGCTGTAATCTAGTTCTTTGATTCCTGTAGTTGGTTGCTAGTAGACCCACCTTCTGGTTTCTGTCAACCAATTTTCTCCTACGTTTTGTGATCTTCGATGAAAATTTTGCTTCAATGTTTTTTCGAATCTCTTTGCTGGTTTTTATGGCATAGCCTTCTCCACGAACAAACTGCTTTCGTTGGTCCTTATGCTCGAGCTGCTTAAGAGTCTGATCAAGCTTTCTGTCGAGTGATCTCCCTCTTGCTAGTCTGTCTTTCGCGCTCTCTCTTCAATGGAACTtgattttttcatgtattttttagagAGTTCGATGGCCGAGATTTCTATGAACGGATCCCATGCTAAGCCGGCAACCAACGCCGTCACCGATGAGCAGATCAGTCGGATGGAGAATGGGAATCAGTCTTACCCTCAGGAGTCTCACTCTGGATCAGGGTGCCACCTCTCGGTTCAGTTTCTGCAGAAGGTAAAACTTGATCTCCTGCAAATAATTTTTCTGCATCTGCCTTTTACTTCTCTGCAAGCTCACCATCCACCAGATCCAGCAATCTTCCCTTGGTcgcatttatttttctgaactTTTCTGCACTTTCACCTAATCTTCCATGCAATGCTTTGTGGAATTTATTGAACCATTTATGACTCGTCGCGCTTCATTAATAGCCTGATGCTCAAGCCACTGGATATGCTCTGTCTTCTTTCCCTTGCTATACAGGAAGAAATTCAGAAACAACCCAACTTCTTTCCTCCAAAAATAGCTTATCCAGATGCTACGGCCTTTCAATGTTCTCCGTATCGGTATTTGAGCCTTAGCTTTTTACTGAGCGATACAGTGAACTGAGATGTGTCAGccttaaaaaaactaaaaattggaaAGTTAGTAAGGCAAAGGAGAggcaagagaagagaaaagaacgCCCACATTCTGCAgcttttgtaaagaaaaaaggtCTCGTCCCGTATCGTCTCGGCCACTGGCCGATACGCTAACCATGTAATGCTTTGGGGTCCTCTTCTTAGTTTATAGTATATCCAGCTGTAGCATTGAAGCAAGAGATTGATTCTTGCGAGCTCCAGACTCGTGACGCCTCATTTATTGTGGGAGCCTTCATCGTTGAACCGCTGAGAAAGCCGTTCAACCAAGCTTTCCATTATCAGTTATCATCCTTATCGGCTTTGAAAAACGAGTCAACAACTATAGTCTTCGTCTTCCTCAAGACTTAAACATGTGCACGGCTCTCATGCCATGACCAATAAAttgcttatctttttttttaatccctTTAGATGATATGTCGTCAGTTTGATTTTTAGTGGGTACTGTTTTTATGCACTGTAAATGATGACATATGTAATAGTATACCATATGATTAGTGAGCTTTGTAATACCTGCACAGATGTAATTCCTCATCATTTGGATAACTAAATTAAATACCAAGAGATTCGATTCAATCGAATTCGGTACAGCCAAGTTAGAGAACCAAAATCAAATCCTAACAGTTAGATCCTTGTTCTTGGCAGCTCATGTTTGGAAGTAATTCTGCTTACTTGGATGACCTAAACGAGTCTCGATTCTTGCATGGTTGCGTCATTGGAGTTTTGTTTTTAAGATCGAAATATAAAGCTGGCCTacttcttgcttcatctttattCATCACGACAAATCAGTATTTGTTCCATCTGTTCGCTGAGACAAAAAAGAGTGTTGTTTTATTACgctgagaaagagaaagggagagggtcGGTAACGATGATGATGCTGCTGGTGATGCCTGAAAAGAAGACGCTGGCCGGACGCTGGCCGGTGGGTGTTGATCAATAATTTGCCTGAAAATTTTTCTGTACGTGCAGATAATCGCGGAGGTGTTTGGAACGTACTTCTTGATATTTGCCGGGTGCGGGGCAGTGACCATTAACAAGAGTAAAGGGACCATCACCTTCCCCGGCGTTGCCATCGTCTGGGGTCTGGCCGTCATGGTCATGGTCTACTCCGTCGGTCATATCTCCGGCGCTCATTTCAACCCGGCCGTCACCTTCGCCTTTGCAGTCTGCAAAAGGTTTCCATGGAAGCAGGTACAATTATAGATACACATGTGATATACATAATATGCTtaagggataaaaaccaaactatttaaatttgtattaaatatgattttagacaaaatgtgaacctcttaATGTATCGataaacattaattttatataaatcatattttacttcaagttgtttttgtgaaaaaaagaattgatcatTTCTACTTTCAACAGTTTTATGTTATAAGaggtgattattttttattattgaaaaacatAATTAAAGTAAAcgaactaacttaatatatgtttctctcCAAATCACTCTTATGTAAAGTTAGATTGCAGAAAAAATACcttataattaattgtaatggATCTGGATTTTGCCTTACTCAAGTGACCAtgcttgttatatatataatgaatgatgaTTATACTATATCAAGTCACTCAACCATTCAATTAGAATCGTTTATATGTTCATATAAATGTACGAGAAAAAATAATCTTTCTCTTACTTAGTGTATATCATGTTAGATTAGACGGCCTTAGTGAGATGACAGGTGATTTTTAAAAAGAGGGAATCACCattcaattctctctctttctttctctctctctctctctctctatatatatatatatatatatatatatatatataatccattTACGATGGGGGAATTAATTAGGTCAAATGTACAGGTTCCTGCTTATTTTGCGGCACAAATGGTGGGAGCGACTCTGGCGAGTGGAACGCTTCGTCTGATGTTTGGTGGAGGCATGCTGCACTACCCCGGCACACTCCCTGCAGGATCGAACATGCAGTCCCTTGTTCTTGAATTTGTCATCACCTTCTATCTGATGTTTGTCATCTCAGGTGTTGCCACTGATACAAGAGCTGTAAGTCAGCCTAACCACTACTTGCTTTTGTCATGTCACAAATTTCAATTGTCAAATTCCAagtcttttttatatatatatatatatatattggcttGGTTGATCTTCCTGAACCCATAAATTTagcataaaaaatcaaaacttggcaatctctttatttttatgtcttGTGGCCATGAAAAAATTCTTTAGTTGaccaactttttgttttttcaatttctattaATCTATTTGTAAGTTTCTAACTATTGTTGGGTTCCTCTTTAATCTTCTTAACTGCAGGTTGGAGAGCTTGCAGGAATTGCAGTTGGGGGCACCATCCTATTAAATGTGATGTTTGCAGGGTATTCATTGGAAGCTTCCTTGTCTATAATTTCCTTCCTTGTCTATAATTTCCTTCCTTGTGTTGGGTTAAGTCTGGGTCAGCTGGGTCCAGTTAAGCCAACTCAGCCGAGCCAGGGGTGCCGCAGGGGCCATAGCCTCCTCTCACAttgtgaaaaattaaaatctaccaactatttttttcaaaaatgtgagTTGGGCCCTTGGCCCCTGTGAAAAAATTCAATGTCTTATGACAGTTCGGCTGACaaaaattctggcttcgcccctgcaCCCAAGTGGACCAATGTACAACGAATAGAACGGCCGCCTTAATGGCGGCGGTGGCGTTTTGATTTGCCGGGTAGGTGTGGCCTAACATCTGTGTGTTCCTCATTAATGCAGGCCTATTTCTGGGGCATCGATGAACCCGGCGAGGAGTCTAGGTCCGGCCATAGTCGGGAACCAGTACCGCAGCATCTGGGTCTACATAGTGGGTCCAACCGTCGGTGCAGTCTGTGGTGGATTGGCCTACAACCTGATCAGATTCACCAACAAGCCCCTGCGGGAGATAACCAAAAGTGGTTCCTTCCTGAAAAGCTCGGGGAGAAGTGGCTCTCTTTAATCAATTACCAAGTCCTTCTgcttctctttctatatataacAGATGTGTGATGTAGATTAagcctgatatatatatatctatctagTCGCATAGTATGTAACCGGAGAGTGGAAGGAGAAGTTTGTCTTAAATCTTCTTAAGTGTTCTGATGTAAAATATGAAATGAGAGTTCGAGTAATGGCCTCATTGTTGGTGCTTTGCCCTTGATTTCAGGCAAGATTTACTGGTCATTTTTAAATGCTAAAGTTTCTAACTTGAATGATATATATTCTCAATTTGGCATTAGTTTAACCCCTGTTGGACTTGTAGGTATAGTTGATGACTGGCCGAGTTGGCTCGAAAATCGCACGAGTAAGCTTGGATCACTAGAAAGCCTGGCCACGAGTCAAGGTTGGCATGACTCGCTCCTGACTCGTTCAATTCAAGTTATTTAAAAACTCGACCGAGTGAACGAGTCAACTCGCTGATCCAGTGACCAAGTCATCTGTCCATTCGTGTTCgagtcatgggtttgccaactatgcttgtatgcacatgcacatatgAGTCTAAGCTTGAGACGGAATGTTCCCTTTTTACTGGTGAGCAGGGAGTTTATGAAGTTCGCTGACTTGAAAAGAGGCCATAGCCTCCCTTTTATCTCACTAGCTCTTGGGGTTAAGAGTTTGCTTCAGAACCAATATGGTCTAGGTGAGTAGTTCCCTGAGCAAGGCAGCGCCATAAGAGTCAATACATTGAGGGGCGGAGTCAAAAGTTTTTCATGAGGatggccgaattaaagtttctaaattttgactatggccaaaatagcattttttaaaatttgtatataaaacaagtgaaattttttaaaatttacatgtacttaaaaaaaaaaaatttaaggtgAGGTTTCTGAACACACCCACCCCTTTATTTGCACCTCATGCCTCGAAGCTTACTCCTGCATGAGTACAGGTCCGATAGAGCCAGGATTGTTTGGGCTCTCAGCCTCAGGGAATCACAATATCTGAATCAGATCggcttaaatccaaatccatagtGCAGATCATGTACCTAATTACAGTTTCAAAATTGGTGGAAAGCATAGCTAAAGAAAAGGTTCAggaaaaacacattaaaaataGTAAAAACAGGTCttctgaattaaaaaaaaacacacacacacacaccaaaaacGAGCAAAAGTGTTtggcatttttcattttttggttagTTTTTAATGACCAGATTTTTACTTTcatatttctcatattttactTTTAAGGCTACTTTCTTAGTTTTCCGAAAgattaattattttaatattcactgaatttttctgaaaaaacaactttgtcatttaaaaaaaacaaaaatccttgctgtttaaaacccaaaaatgatatttattgGTATGGTGGAAAGTACTTCGAATCTCCAGGTGGTAACGTAGTAACAAAAGCAGCTTGAATGTTGCACCAAAATGTCCCGTTATTGGTTTTGAACTGTGATGTCCCACAAAAAAAGTCGCCGGAAAATTTCCTTCTTCTCCGGCGGAGATAAGCCATCTCATTTTGACAGGCATGGAATGCATAGGCCTTACAATGACTTAGGTTCCCATGAATCTATTAGTTCGATCCAATTTGTGTAGCTGTTTAGTCACTTGTCTTCTTGCCAGAAGCTTCGCACAGGCGCAGCCCTTGTATCTTTGCACATAAGCACCTTTAACCGGGTTTGTCTTTAACTAAATTGAATTCCAAAGTCTTCAAACTTGGCCGGCTGCCTCCATGGATTTTAGTCTTCTGGTTCATCTTCATAAAAATTATAGTTGAAAATCTGCCTATCTAGGAGCCCGGGCCTGCCCTGACACAAGAAACTCAAATTTGGGCTTAGCTCCgtttaatatacatataatatttttaataataaaatatatatcattattaaattaaaaataatattaaaaaacatatcaACTCAGGTAGACTTTTTGGGTCCCATCAAGCCGAGTACCAGGTACCCGTCAAGTATCCTACCTAATGTTGGGATATGGACGAACGAGGGAGACTTAATTTTCGTAGGCGATGTTTGAAACTAATATATGCAGACATATGGAATCGTATGCATGCAGCGAAAATTCATTTATGATCCCACAGACGTTGAAAAGTTGTTGAAACTTTGGAAAGAACATCCAAAACAACTGTCCCGTTGAGAGGGTTTGGTTAAATTCTGTGACTTGGATTTCTAGAAACAAGTCGTCCTGTTTCTGGCAATGTTGCAGGAACAGAAGAAGAATGTTCTCAGTTCACATCGACGCGTTGGTATAAGATGCAGACCCGAGAGAGTCCGTGTTTGATTTTCGAGGAGTAGTGGCGCAGCCACGTGTGGACTGGTGTGAGCAATTGCCTAAGCAATTGCCTACACTTACCCCACAAAATACTTCTAGTTTTTTCGCATCGTTGCTTTTAAAAGTTTGACTATTTATACATATTAGTAATCCTCCAAACATAGAAGTTATGGATCCGCCATAGACGGGAAGCATCTTTTTAATATGAGGTTACCTCAAAATATTGTTAATGTACAAGATGCGCAATGAAAGACGTGAAAACTCAAGTATTGTCTATACTGCCAAACGACCTTACGTAGACTATAATAGACTATAATTGTAGGAGAAAGAAATAATTCCTACTAGAGAggagaaaattttgacaattaTGGGGCCAATCCATGGAAAGCAAGTTCTTGATCTTGTCCCTTATGCCTATGAAAACAGACAAAAGTAACAATGCCAGCTGATAATTTACAAAACTATTCCCACATGACCATCGATTTttagttctaacttctaagggCAATCCCTCTATATTCTGATGAGTTAGGTATCCTGGCACGGCTGCACAccgagtcgagccagctcgagtttgactcgtttataaactagtcgagctcaagttgaaaTGCATGCTCGAAATATTAAACGAATCGAGCTCAAGTTGTtagaactcgacttgtttaaacttaATTTGGCTCGACTACACCATCAATATTGAATtgttatgaaaaaataattaaatgagtAACAACTACGCGAGTTAGTCGAGTTAAAAGAAGCGAGACATACTAACATAAACAAATTAAACGGGCCAAATTTGAGCTCCACATTGTATTGTctagtcgagtttgagcttgtTCTATCAAGttcgactcgagtttgagctcaagcttCCTAAGTCGAGTCAAGCTGGAGGTGACccaactcgagtttgactcaGCTTATGTTCTTAGTAAACGAGGCGCCTTGGGCCCCGGACGAACAAACAATCTgtaaaatggaagaaaataattgaaattttttctttgtagattGGTGTTGTAAAAGTAAGTTTGTATCAGATGGCAAGTAGATTTGATTCATCAATGCAAACATGGATGCCGCGTGTTATACACtgtattattttaaaatagcTTTTAAATTTTCctatttgagttttttttttcacatatttttctcttatttaaaaGCATGTTAACAATATTTTGCTGATTTACATATAGCTCATCcaactaaatcattgaattggCTGATTGATCACTAAATTGACAGCTTAACCAATTTCAATTGCATACAACCCTGATTTGGAAGCCAGCATTTTATCTCTTTATTTAAAAATGGGCATCAtttttttgaatcttttgaCATGGTTTACAGGCCTTGGGAGAACTGCCACATGTTGCACATAAAActtgatttatttattaattgttgCATATTTCGCAAAAAACACATTTACATTTTCAAGGAGCAACAGAAACATGTTAGATACTTGAAATTTGTACTCTATTTACTTATGCCTGTACATGTCATAAATAGGCAGTTAGAATTTTTTGTGAAACtcaattttgtgtttgttgtttaataaaaaatttacacatctctatgtaaaaaaatgaataactgGTACACATAAAAATTATGTGAATAATCTGTTTGCAGTTTGATTGACTTAATGAATTGTCTATAATGGCATTAAAAAATATGGCGTCCAAGAAAGGTAATTTCGGGGAAGGTGCAGGAGTGATACCCCATAGAGGCAAAAGCTCTTCTCCTATTTTTTCCGGTTCAAATGGTGTTTAGGGTTGCTTCGGAATTTGGGTAGGGAGCAAGACACCAGTCAACTACGTCGagactaagaaaaaaaattaaaacaaaattaaatctatccatctgattcaaattttatGGTTTCCCACCATCGATTCAAGACTAGTGATTCCAAAACAATAAATACACGGTTAATATTGCCAAACAACTTTTATGGGGCAGATTTGATAATGTGACCAatttctcattattttataaatatgccCCAAAGATTGGTGTAGATTCGTGAAAAAATCGTTACACTATTTTTTTCacataaattcatgaaacagtaataAACTATTATTGTATGTTGTCAAATGTCCCTCATAACATGTTAATGGTCCAAGAATCTGTTATAAATGCTCTGATAGATTCGTGGAACACCATGTTATGGGACattaatataatgtttttattacCAAACG belongs to Nymphaea colorata isolate Beijing-Zhang1983 chromosome 13, ASM883128v2, whole genome shotgun sequence and includes:
- the LOC116266548 gene encoding aquaporin NIP1-1, which translates into the protein MAEISMNGSHAKPATNAVTDEQISRMENGNQSYPQESHSGSGCHLSVQFLQKIIAEVFGTYFLIFAGCGAVTINKSKGTITFPGVAIVWGLAVMVMVYSVGHISGAHFNPAVTFAFAVCKRFPWKQVPAYFAAQMVGATLASGTLRLMFGGGMLHYPGTLPAGSNMQSLVLEFVITFYLMFVISGVATDTRAVGELAGIAVGGTILLNVMFAGPISGASMNPARSLGPAIVGNQYRSIWVYIVGPTVGAVCGGLAYNLIRFTNKPLREITKSGSFLKSSGRSGSL